A region of Terriglobia bacterium DNA encodes the following proteins:
- a CDS encoding 30S ribosomal protein S1: MSNPNIPDPNSAPSANAAVSEPNVSAPVENTLPPAQPEESFDQLLKQFEKTHSSKPEGGKGIQAVVVAVTADSVLLDIGFKSEGILPLSVFESRGETVKPGDKMRVSVKGRGPEGYYELSLGKVERATDWASLEKAFAEKSPILGTVTAVIKGGLSVDVGVRAFMPASRSGARDAAEMEKLVGQEIRCRITKLDVTDEDVVVDRRSVSEEEQRATKERRYAEMQEGETVGGTVRSLTDYGAFVDLGGVDALLHVGEISWSRINSPADVLTVGQEIEAKIIKIEPDKRRIALSMKQLLAHPWDLAADKFKAGERVRGTVTRVMDFGAFVEIEPGIEGMIHVSEMSWAKRVRVAGDAVKPGETVEAVILSVNTADRRIALGLKQALGDPWADVPQKYPEGSVVEGTVISLQKFGAFVQIAEGVEGMIHIGDLTAEKRINHPSEVLKVGQTVKAQVLEVDREKRRLRLGIKQMVPSSLDEYIAEHKEGDVVTGRMSDVSGGYARVELGEGVHGVCRMAATSSPKHEAAKPAAEKAEAKADLSSLSSMLKARWKGADEAASPKKEAATAGQIRSFKISKLDPALKKIELELA; the protein is encoded by the coding sequence ATGTCCAACCCAAACATTCCTGACCCCAATTCAGCACCCAGCGCCAACGCCGCCGTTTCTGAACCCAACGTTTCCGCGCCCGTCGAAAACACTCTGCCGCCGGCCCAGCCAGAAGAATCTTTCGATCAGCTTCTCAAGCAATTCGAGAAGACTCATTCGTCGAAACCCGAAGGCGGCAAAGGGATTCAGGCCGTCGTAGTCGCCGTGACCGCCGACTCCGTCCTGCTGGACATTGGATTCAAGTCGGAAGGCATCCTTCCTTTATCTGTCTTTGAGAGCCGCGGCGAGACCGTCAAGCCGGGCGACAAGATGCGCGTCTCGGTGAAGGGCCGCGGGCCGGAGGGATATTACGAGCTCTCGCTGGGCAAGGTGGAGCGCGCCACCGACTGGGCGTCGCTGGAGAAGGCGTTTGCCGAGAAGTCGCCCATCCTGGGCACGGTGACCGCCGTGATCAAAGGCGGCCTCAGCGTGGACGTGGGCGTCCGCGCGTTCATGCCGGCATCGCGCAGCGGAGCGCGTGACGCCGCCGAGATGGAGAAACTCGTTGGCCAGGAGATCCGCTGCCGCATCACCAAACTGGACGTGACCGATGAAGACGTGGTCGTGGACCGCCGCTCGGTGAGCGAAGAAGAGCAGCGCGCAACCAAAGAACGCCGCTACGCGGAAATGCAGGAAGGCGAGACCGTGGGCGGGACCGTCCGCAGCCTGACCGACTACGGCGCGTTTGTGGACCTGGGCGGCGTGGACGCCCTGCTCCACGTGGGCGAAATTTCCTGGAGCCGCATCAACAGCCCGGCCGACGTGCTCACCGTGGGCCAGGAAATTGAAGCCAAGATCATCAAGATAGAACCCGACAAGCGCCGCATCGCGCTCAGCATGAAGCAACTGCTGGCGCATCCCTGGGACCTGGCGGCGGACAAGTTCAAAGCCGGCGAGCGCGTGCGCGGCACGGTGACCCGCGTGATGGACTTTGGCGCGTTCGTGGAGATTGAGCCGGGCATTGAAGGGATGATCCACGTGTCAGAGATGTCATGGGCCAAGCGCGTGCGCGTGGCGGGCGACGCGGTGAAACCGGGCGAGACGGTGGAAGCCGTGATCCTGAGCGTGAACACCGCCGACCGCCGCATTGCTCTGGGACTGAAACAGGCGCTGGGCGATCCCTGGGCTGACGTGCCGCAGAAATATCCTGAAGGCTCCGTGGTGGAAGGCACGGTGATCAGCCTCCAAAAGTTCGGCGCGTTTGTGCAGATTGCCGAGGGCGTGGAAGGGATGATTCACATCGGCGACTTGACGGCGGAGAAAAGAATCAATCATCCCAGCGAAGTTCTCAAAGTCGGCCAGACGGTGAAGGCTCAGGTGCTGGAAGTGGACCGCGAAAAGCGGCGCTTGCGGTTGGGCATCAAGCAGATGGTCCCCAGCAGTCTGGACGAATACATTGCCGAGCACAAAGAAGGCGACGTGGTTACCGGCCGCATGAGTGACGTTTCCGGCGGCTACGCGCGCGTGGAACTCGGCGAAGGCGTGCATGGCGTGTGCCGCATGGCCGCGACGAGTTCGCCGAAGCATGAAGCCGCGAAGCCCGCGGCAGAAAAAGCAGAAGCCAAAGCTGACCTGTCTTCGCTCAGCTCGATGCTGAAAGCGCGCTGGAAGGGCGCCGACGAAGCCGCCAGCCCCAAAAAAGAAGCTGCCACCGCCGGACAGATTCGCAGCTTCAAAATCTCCAAGCTCGATCCTGCGCTCAAGAAGATTGAACTGGAACTGGCGTAA
- a CDS encoding ATP-binding cassette domain-containing protein gives MLKAHIIKKRRELTVDVSLELKRGQSVGLFGASGAGKSTVLACIAGIEEPDGGSVTLDNLQLFPPSRPLHQRPLGYLTQEPGLFPHLTVSENVMFGISKERAANGEQKQWIETLRDRLQLGHLWPAPASLISGGQARRVSLARMLARKPPLVLLDEPFAGLDRQLVRELIDDLVFWSQTMGFSMIAVDHQAEVLQRLCPQQVIVLEQARIVQQGTWDELYRSPATPLLRSLLAPI, from the coding sequence ATGCTTAAGGCCCACATCATCAAGAAGCGCCGCGAACTGACGGTGGACGTCTCACTGGAGCTGAAACGCGGACAGTCGGTGGGGCTGTTCGGCGCGTCCGGCGCGGGCAAGAGCACGGTGCTGGCATGCATCGCGGGCATCGAAGAGCCGGACGGCGGCTCCGTGACGCTCGACAATCTGCAACTGTTTCCGCCATCGCGACCGCTGCACCAGCGTCCGCTGGGATATCTGACGCAGGAACCGGGGCTGTTTCCCCATTTGACTGTAAGCGAAAACGTCATGTTCGGCATTTCCAAAGAACGTGCCGCTAACGGTGAACAGAAACAGTGGATTGAAACCTTGCGTGACCGTTTGCAATTGGGCCACCTGTGGCCGGCGCCGGCGTCGTTGATCTCCGGCGGCCAGGCACGCCGCGTGAGTCTGGCTCGGATGCTGGCGCGCAAGCCGCCCTTGGTCCTGCTGGATGAGCCGTTTGCCGGCTTGGACCGACAATTGGTTCGTGAACTGATTGATGATCTGGTCTTCTGGAGCCAGACCATGGGTTTCAGCATGATTGCTGTTGATCATCAAGCTGAAGTCCTGCAACGTTTGTGTCCGCAGCAGGTGATCGTACTGGAACAGGCAAGAATTGTGCAGCAAGGCACATGGGATGAACTTTACCGGTCTCCAGCGACTCCGTTGCTGCGTTCGCTGTTGGCGCCGATTTGA
- a CDS encoding dienelactone hydrolase family protein, with translation MTTKRFDQHGPVKPVSIAVDDIVLHGDFRMVSDARGLVIFVHGSGSSRFSPRNRYVAEELNKHGLATLLLDLLTEEEHRIDEQTMEYRFDIPMLARRATLVASWAQRQPEMGRLPIGLFGASTGAAAALIAAANLRGEIAAVVSRGGRADMAADALDKVKAPSLLIVGGEDEVVLDLNKIAMARMHCPTKLHVVPGATHLFEEPGTLEEVATVAAGWFVKNMKDFALPAPPKAVGWK, from the coding sequence ATGACAACCAAGCGGTTCGATCAACATGGGCCGGTCAAACCGGTCAGCATTGCAGTGGACGATATCGTCCTTCACGGCGATTTTCGCATGGTGAGCGACGCGCGGGGCTTGGTGATTTTCGTCCACGGCAGCGGAAGCAGCCGTTTCAGTCCCAGAAACCGCTACGTCGCGGAAGAGCTGAACAAACACGGGCTCGCGACCTTGTTACTGGACCTTCTGACGGAGGAGGAACACAGGATTGATGAGCAAACCATGGAGTACCGGTTTGACATTCCCATGCTCGCGCGACGGGCCACGCTGGTTGCGTCCTGGGCGCAGCGCCAGCCAGAGATGGGCCGGCTGCCCATTGGGCTCTTTGGGGCCAGCACCGGCGCCGCGGCAGCGCTGATCGCGGCCGCAAATCTAAGGGGTGAAATTGCGGCTGTGGTCTCTCGCGGCGGGCGCGCGGACATGGCAGCGGATGCGCTCGACAAAGTAAAAGCGCCCAGCCTGCTGATCGTAGGCGGAGAAGACGAGGTCGTACTTGACCTCAACAAGATAGCGATGGCGCGGATGCACTGCCCCACCAAGCTGCACGTGGTCCCCGGAGCAACCCATCTCTTCGAAGAACCTGGCACGCTTGAGGAGGTAGCAACCGTCGCCGCCGGATGGTTCGTTAAAAACATGAAAGACTTCGCGCTCCCTGCGCCGCCGAAAGCCGTCGGCTGGAAGTAA
- a CDS encoding ABC transporter permease subunit: MKIERRWMARAGATLFALALLYPFTALFARIGAWQWGPDVRGPALSSVRVSLLLTAFAMAIIVAIGTPVAAYVALCRTRERLVWQAILLVPILAPPLALGILLTLAFGPYGTVGQWMERFGILMTNSATAFVYTQVYVGMGYYVLGAVAAFDAVPTMLQKQAALLGVTPWKVFLRVTLPLSRLGLAVALSIAWVRAIGEFGAVVVTAYYPSGMPVQVWVNLQSFGLPAVMPLLVVFLAVALPLPWLVHVLAQRRRHA, encoded by the coding sequence ATGAAAATCGAGCGCCGCTGGATGGCACGGGCCGGCGCTACGCTCTTCGCGCTGGCGCTTCTGTATCCGTTCACAGCATTGTTCGCGCGCATCGGCGCGTGGCAATGGGGGCCAGACGTTCGCGGACCCGCGTTGTCTTCCGTCCGCGTATCGCTTTTGCTGACGGCGTTTGCCATGGCGATCATCGTGGCCATCGGCACGCCGGTGGCCGCATATGTTGCGCTCTGCCGAACGCGCGAACGGCTGGTGTGGCAAGCAATCCTGCTGGTACCGATTCTGGCGCCTCCGCTGGCCCTGGGGATCCTGCTTACCCTGGCGTTTGGTCCTTATGGAACGGTGGGACAGTGGATGGAACGCTTTGGAATCCTGATGACCAACAGCGCCACGGCGTTTGTCTACACGCAGGTTTATGTGGGCATGGGCTACTACGTACTGGGTGCGGTGGCCGCCTTTGATGCCGTTCCAACCATGCTGCAGAAGCAAGCTGCCTTGCTGGGCGTGACGCCATGGAAAGTATTTCTGCGCGTGACATTGCCGCTCTCGCGACTGGGGCTGGCGGTGGCGCTGAGCATCGCCTGGGTGCGGGCCATCGGCGAATTCGGCGCGGTCGTGGTCACGGCTTACTATCCTTCCGGCATGCCGGTACAGGTGTGGGTGAACCTGCAAAGCTTCGGCTTGCCCGCGGTGATGCCGCTGCTGGTGGTTTTTCTGGCGGTGGCTTTGCCGCTTCCCTGGCTGGTCCACGTGCTGGCGCAACGGCGGCGCCATGCTTAA
- a CDS encoding phosphoribosyltransferase, which translates to MFEDRVDAGQQLAQRLTEYAGRPDVIVLGVPRGGVPVAFEIAQALHAPLDILLVRKLGAPGQRELAMGAIASGGVRIMNEEVVRDLAVSEEQIAAAVAEQEAELQRREQLYRGVRPGISVHGKTVILVDDGIATGSSMFAAISALRTLQPKKIVVAVPVAPLHTYHQIKRVADDVVCALTPEGFFGISEFYGSFPQIEDAEVSALLARSAEESRALRKPEKRGVA; encoded by the coding sequence ATGTTCGAGGACAGAGTGGATGCAGGCCAACAACTCGCGCAGCGCCTGACCGAATATGCAGGCCGCCCTGACGTGATTGTATTGGGCGTTCCTCGCGGAGGCGTGCCCGTAGCGTTTGAGATTGCGCAAGCGCTGCACGCGCCGCTCGATATCCTGCTGGTCCGTAAACTGGGCGCTCCTGGGCAACGAGAACTTGCCATGGGCGCGATCGCCAGCGGCGGAGTCCGCATTATGAACGAAGAGGTTGTCCGCGATTTGGCCGTCAGTGAAGAGCAGATTGCAGCCGCCGTCGCCGAACAAGAGGCCGAACTGCAGCGGCGCGAGCAACTGTATCGCGGCGTTCGTCCCGGCATTTCCGTGCATGGCAAAACCGTAATCCTGGTGGACGACGGCATTGCCACAGGTTCAAGCATGTTCGCCGCCATCAGCGCGCTGCGCACGCTTCAGCCGAAGAAGATCGTCGTAGCTGTTCCGGTTGCGCCGCTGCATACCTATCACCAGATCAAGCGAGTTGCAGATGACGTTGTCTGCGCGCTCACGCCGGAAGGCTTCTTTGGGATCAGCGAATTCTATGGGAGCTTCCCGCAGATTGAAGACGCCGAGGTCAGCGCTCTTCTGGCCCGCTCCGCGGAAGAGTCGCGCGCCTTGCGCAAGCCGGAGAAACGAGGTGTCGCATGA
- a CDS encoding cation diffusion facilitator family transporter translates to MPYHNHSHPSASAKTLRYALLATFLYVLITLFAGLRAHSLALLSESGHNFTDVLALLLSWVAVFLQTRPRSATKTYGYHRAGVLAAFINALTLVCVAFYIFYEAILRLGHPVEVQAQIMIWVAMAGVLMNGTISWFLFRGARDVNIRSVFVHQLGDTLSTAAVIVGGWVILVSGRTWVDPALSIGIGVLILWSSLGIIRETLNILLEGTPRGVSVELVVSGVGAVQGVNDVHDVHVWSLGSNSHALSCHLRIDDMRLSQSDVILREVTDLLAVEFHIHHATIQFENDLCTIPRSCVVPIGTSHEARRIRGRTG, encoded by the coding sequence ATGCCGTACCACAACCATTCTCATCCTTCCGCCAGCGCCAAAACATTGCGGTATGCGCTACTGGCCACCTTCTTATATGTCCTGATTACGCTGTTCGCGGGACTGCGCGCCCACAGCCTGGCGCTGCTTTCCGAATCAGGACACAACTTTACTGACGTCCTGGCTCTGCTGCTTTCCTGGGTGGCGGTCTTCCTCCAAACTCGCCCTCGCAGCGCGACCAAGACTTACGGCTACCACCGCGCCGGCGTGCTGGCGGCGTTTATCAACGCGCTCACGCTGGTCTGCGTCGCCTTCTACATCTTCTATGAGGCCATCCTGCGCCTGGGCCATCCGGTGGAAGTGCAGGCCCAGATCATGATCTGGGTCGCGATGGCCGGCGTGCTGATGAACGGGACCATCTCCTGGTTCCTGTTCCGCGGCGCCCGCGACGTGAACATACGTAGCGTCTTCGTCCATCAGCTGGGCGACACTCTCTCCACCGCCGCAGTAATCGTGGGCGGCTGGGTCATTCTGGTCTCCGGACGCACCTGGGTTGATCCTGCGCTTTCCATCGGCATCGGCGTTCTGATTCTGTGGTCCTCGCTCGGCATCATCCGGGAGACACTCAACATTCTTCTGGAAGGCACCCCGCGCGGCGTCTCGGTGGAACTGGTGGTCTCCGGCGTGGGCGCCGTCCAGGGCGTCAATGACGTGCATGACGTTCATGTCTGGAGCCTCGGCTCGAATTCCCACGCGCTCTCCTGCCACTTGCGCATTGACGATATGCGGCTCTCGCAAAGCGACGTCATCCTGCGCGAAGTGACCGACCTGCTCGCCGTCGAATTCCATATCCATCACGCCACCATCCAGTTTGAAAACGACCTGTGCACGATTCCCCGTAGCTGCGTGGTGCCTATCGGTACCTCGCACGAAGCGCGACGGATCCGGGGCCGCACTGGCTGA
- a CDS encoding CBS domain-containing protein produces the protein MNVENIMTKQPVCCGPSDTVQHVAQMMRQNDIGAMPVVSDLVSKDLVGIITDRDLCITAMADGRDPRTTPIVDYFTKTVVTCTPDDSLELCEQKMKQHRVRRIPVVDKKNECVGMVVQADLARVDKAESFLEMVAEISRPSAKRAVPLAVA, from the coding sequence ATGAACGTCGAAAATATTATGACCAAGCAGCCCGTCTGCTGCGGTCCTTCTGATACCGTGCAACACGTCGCTCAGATGATGCGGCAGAATGACATTGGGGCAATGCCCGTGGTGTCTGACCTGGTCTCCAAAGACCTGGTGGGCATCATCACGGACCGCGACTTGTGCATCACCGCCATGGCCGATGGCAGAGACCCCCGTACCACTCCCATTGTGGATTACTTCACCAAGACCGTGGTCACCTGCACTCCGGACGATTCCCTGGAACTCTGCGAGCAAAAGATGAAGCAGCACAGGGTCCGGAGAATCCCCGTGGTTGACAAGAAGAACGAGTGCGTGGGCATGGTTGTGCAGGCCGACCTTGCGCGCGTGGACAAAGCTGAGAGCTTCCTGGAAATGGTGGCTGAAATTTCCCGGCCAAGCGCCAAGCGCGCTGTCCCTCTTGCCGTGGCCTGA
- a CDS encoding high-affinity nickel-transport family protein, whose amino-acid sequence MTAFFSIIAIGFFLGMRHATDPDHVIAVTTIVSRQNKISRAALTGIFWGVGHTLTIFVVGTAIILFGVVIPARIGLSMEFSVALMLVILGVMNVAAFVRSARSIAKVQQASTVHTHHHSHGDYIHTHPHGHLPEAHPHAPEKTPLARMDRLFGGAGLYRQFRPLLIGIVHGLAGSAAVALLVLTTIRDPRWAIAYLLVFGLGTVAGMMLITMSIASVFTFFGRRHAAFSVRLGLASGLLSLAFGLLLVYQIGFAGGLFSGHPQWTPR is encoded by the coding sequence ATGACCGCCTTCTTCTCCATCATCGCCATCGGCTTCTTCCTGGGCATGCGGCACGCCACCGACCCCGACCACGTGATTGCGGTCACCACCATCGTAAGCCGGCAGAACAAGATCAGCCGCGCCGCCCTGACGGGAATCTTCTGGGGCGTGGGACATACTTTGACGATTTTTGTGGTGGGAACGGCCATCATTCTTTTTGGCGTGGTTATTCCGGCGCGGATCGGCCTCAGCATGGAGTTTTCCGTCGCGCTGATGCTGGTGATTCTGGGCGTGATGAACGTGGCGGCGTTTGTGCGTTCGGCGCGGTCCATCGCCAAAGTTCAGCAGGCGTCCACGGTGCACACGCACCACCACAGCCACGGCGATTACATCCACACGCATCCGCATGGCCACTTGCCGGAAGCGCATCCCCACGCGCCTGAGAAAACGCCGCTGGCGCGCATGGACCGTCTTTTCGGCGGCGCCGGCCTCTATCGCCAGTTCCGGCCGCTGTTGATCGGGATTGTGCACGGACTCGCCGGTTCGGCCGCGGTTGCTCTGCTGGTGCTGACCACGATTCGCGATCCTCGCTGGGCCATCGCTTACCTGCTGGTCTTTGGTCTGGGCACCGTTGCCGGCATGATGCTGATCACCATGAGCATCGCGTCGGTTTTCACCTTCTTCGGACGACGGCACGCGGCCTTCAGCGTCCGTCTGGGACTGGCGTCCGGGCTGCTCAGCCTGGCTTTTGGTCTGTTGCTGGTGTATCAGATTGGATTCGCCGGAGGACTCTTCAGCGGACATCCGCAGTGGACTCCGCGCTAA
- a CDS encoding ricin-type beta-trefoil lectin domain protein, with amino-acid sequence MVMLAVNNEGICKLGVNTRLSCKDETTIDLQIEAAKRLERELLEDGGWFKIVYTPGETRQAVQEGKLAVVLGIEVDTPLGCGTGTIGQLGGFGEDSPPTDNSAAFICGVAKYRCSTTINVRDCSRLSCGRRASCGAAWGMAEQAKLDALYAKGVRHFFPVHFIENGFGGPSLFDENFALSQYYINGELFEEMSCREIDPNAMEIFRFKDELGKNWFGQVALAALALPYPTYDAAKSSWPAGGGSCQAKGLTPLGRQFIGNLMRKGAMIDIDHLGKKSTIDALSIAGRFSYPLVSGHTSLMTSYSPSDDRGRHEGQLDPGELRAIRNLGGYVSLNSVQPPSISSYARTVSGLSSTYPNRGTVSNDCGGSDKSWAQAYLNAVDQSRDTPGARDETAPGAVIGVGFGSDFNSFLRTGEPRFYHKQTGACGMNADAIHGSALLPSLLQAEAQGNPSNLYSGGDLNVGGNWGGVDTKQFPFGFPGANSSAGANGVLERSRLNENSGLFVAFNDNDMPMCLDTTGVEKNGTPPYIWDCGNNADPNQQWSFADGTIRPYVKNSSKCLDAPALGLTGQPVLWDCNGSPSQTWVLSTEGALHPEGDNQRCLEPEGVSVDNGVKIMVNWCQYPIPEKQSWTRGRTENFNYTGLSHIGLYPDFIRDLQFIGVSNSDLEPLFQSAEAYLQAWERANWYKPLDYSTLSSNTSWRWSINAPQGWQNPYFDDRGWDEAVDEGGVGTAPWGAIGNWPSSSPARWIWSYHSNDDWSAGTSTLYFRKEFVFDGKGDSATAITVTADNSFELYLNGTLAGSGNDWQVANGPFQITIPSKGRYVIAIKVTNAGGPSGLLVDVRSTPLETW; translated from the coding sequence ATGGTGATGCTGGCTGTCAACAACGAGGGTATATGCAAACTCGGTGTCAACACGAGGCTCAGTTGCAAAGACGAAACAACCATTGACCTGCAGATCGAGGCGGCGAAGCGCTTGGAGCGCGAGCTGCTCGAGGACGGAGGCTGGTTCAAAATCGTTTACACCCCAGGAGAAACCAGGCAAGCAGTGCAGGAGGGAAAGCTTGCAGTAGTTCTGGGCATCGAAGTGGACACGCCCCTGGGCTGCGGTACCGGAACCATAGGGCAACTGGGCGGCTTTGGCGAGGACAGCCCCCCCACGGACAATTCGGCTGCATTTATCTGCGGCGTCGCTAAATACAGATGCTCGACCACGATCAATGTTCGCGATTGCAGTCGCCTGTCCTGCGGGCGGCGCGCCTCGTGCGGGGCAGCCTGGGGAATGGCGGAACAAGCCAAGCTCGATGCCCTCTACGCCAAGGGCGTTCGCCATTTCTTTCCGGTCCATTTTATTGAAAACGGCTTCGGCGGTCCTTCCCTCTTCGACGAGAATTTCGCGCTTTCGCAGTACTACATCAACGGCGAACTTTTTGAGGAGATGTCCTGCCGTGAAATTGACCCGAACGCCATGGAGATATTCCGGTTTAAGGACGAGTTGGGGAAGAACTGGTTCGGGCAAGTTGCACTTGCCGCGTTAGCATTGCCTTATCCGACATACGACGCTGCGAAGTCGTCTTGGCCAGCCGGTGGCGGTAGTTGTCAGGCTAAAGGCCTTACACCTCTCGGACGGCAATTCATTGGCAACTTGATGCGTAAAGGCGCGATGATTGACATCGATCACTTGGGGAAGAAGTCGACAATTGATGCACTGTCCATCGCTGGCAGATTTAGTTACCCGCTGGTCTCAGGGCACACCTCGCTCATGACCAGCTACAGCCCGTCGGACGACCGTGGGCGCCATGAGGGCCAACTCGACCCGGGGGAGTTGAGGGCAATCCGCAATCTCGGCGGTTATGTTTCTTTGAACTCCGTCCAGCCACCGAGTATAAGCAGCTATGCACGCACAGTCTCTGGCTTGTCTTCCACGTATCCGAATCGTGGCACGGTAAGTAACGACTGTGGCGGTTCGGACAAATCGTGGGCGCAGGCTTACTTGAACGCCGTTGACCAATCGCGGGACACGCCGGGCGCCCGCGACGAGACTGCTCCGGGAGCAGTGATCGGCGTCGGCTTTGGCAGCGATTTCAACAGTTTTTTGAGGACTGGCGAGCCGCGGTTTTACCACAAACAAACCGGGGCTTGTGGCATGAACGCGGACGCTATTCACGGTAGTGCCCTATTACCGTCGCTTCTACAAGCGGAAGCACAGGGTAACCCCTCGAATTTGTATTCTGGCGGTGACTTGAACGTGGGCGGCAACTGGGGTGGCGTTGACACGAAGCAGTTCCCGTTCGGTTTCCCAGGAGCAAACAGCTCGGCAGGAGCCAACGGGGTCCTGGAACGCAGCCGTTTGAACGAGAATAGTGGTTTGTTTGTCGCGTTCAACGATAATGATATGCCGATGTGCCTTGACACCACGGGCGTGGAGAAAAATGGCACCCCGCCGTACATTTGGGATTGCGGGAACAACGCCGACCCCAATCAGCAATGGAGTTTCGCCGACGGAACCATCCGGCCGTATGTTAAGAATTCGAGCAAATGTCTGGATGCACCCGCTTTGGGTCTTACGGGACAGCCGGTTCTTTGGGACTGTAACGGTTCCCCGAGTCAAACATGGGTGCTCAGTACCGAGGGCGCACTCCATCCTGAGGGGGACAATCAACGATGCTTGGAACCGGAAGGGGTTTCGGTCGACAACGGTGTAAAGATCATGGTCAACTGGTGCCAATACCCGATACCAGAAAAGCAGTCTTGGACTCGCGGACGTACTGAAAATTTCAACTACACCGGTCTCAGCCATATCGGCCTGTATCCAGACTTCATTCGCGATCTGCAGTTTATAGGAGTCAGCAATTCCGACTTGGAACCGCTCTTCCAGTCAGCCGAGGCATACCTGCAGGCCTGGGAACGTGCCAACTGGTACAAGCCGTTGGACTACTCGACGCTGTCCTCGAACACATCGTGGAGGTGGTCTATCAACGCACCTCAGGGCTGGCAAAACCCGTACTTTGACGATCGTGGCTGGGACGAAGCGGTAGATGAAGGCGGGGTAGGGACCGCGCCATGGGGGGCCATCGGCAACTGGCCCAGTTCATCACCAGCGCGGTGGATCTGGAGTTACCACTCCAACGACGATTGGTCCGCTGGGACTTCTACGTTGTACTTCAGGAAGGAGTTCGTCTTCGACGGCAAGGGCGATAGTGCAACCGCAATCACGGTTACCGCTGACAATTCCTTTGAGCTTTATCTCAATGGGACGTTGGCCGGGTCGGGCAATGATTGGCAGGTTGCCAACGGGCCCTTCCAAATCACGATACCGTCCAAGGGACGGTACGTGATTGCTATCAAAGTGACAAATGCCGGCGGTCCCTCTGGCCTGCTAGTTGACGTCCGCTCCACGCCTCTTGAGACATGGTGA
- a CDS encoding metal/formaldehyde-sensitive transcriptional repressor, whose protein sequence is MSHVSEAKKELTTRINRIQGQLDAIKYALQEDHDCATVLQQVAACRGAINGLMGEIMEGEIKGHVLSRTAKPNSSEAKAADDLVQVLRRYLK, encoded by the coding sequence TTGAGTCACGTTAGCGAAGCGAAAAAGGAACTGACCACGCGCATCAACCGCATCCAGGGACAACTTGATGCCATCAAGTATGCGCTGCAAGAAGATCACGACTGCGCTACCGTTCTGCAGCAAGTGGCTGCCTGTCGCGGCGCGATCAATGGCTTGATGGGCGAGATCATGGAAGGCGAAATCAAGGGACACGTGTTGAGCCGCACGGCCAAACCCAACTCCTCAGAGGCCAAAGCGGCGGATGACCTAGTCCAGGTATTACGCAGGTACCTCAAATAA
- a CDS encoding helix-turn-helix transcriptional regulator → MKAESEPKFYPVRQACKVLGVSYPALKQWIYKGKIKTTKTPGGHHRIPATEIDRLLPAVPQRGPIQNRRENYRKISGRNQLVGRIVELKVEGLMAQVTLSIAGQHLTSIITADAAREMRLEKGQLAAALIKSTEVMLMRVK, encoded by the coding sequence ATGAAGGCCGAATCAGAACCCAAGTTTTATCCTGTTCGCCAGGCCTGTAAGGTCCTGGGCGTGAGCTATCCGGCCCTGAAGCAGTGGATCTACAAAGGAAAGATCAAGACCACGAAGACGCCGGGCGGGCACCACCGGATACCGGCAACGGAGATTGACCGTTTGCTGCCGGCCGTGCCGCAGCGCGGTCCGATCCAAAACCGCCGGGAGAACTACAGGAAGATCAGCGGGCGCAACCAGCTCGTCGGCCGGATTGTTGAACTGAAAGTCGAGGGCCTGATGGCCCAGGTCACCCTCTCCATCGCGGGCCAACATCTCACGTCGATCATTACCGCGGACGCAGCGCGGGAGATGCGTCTGGAAAAAGGCCAGCTCGCCGCGGCACTGATCAAATCTACAGAAGTCATGCTGATGCGGGTGAAGTAA